In the Diospyros lotus cultivar Yz01 chromosome 13, ASM1463336v1, whole genome shotgun sequence genome, TTCTAGTGCAGAGTTGGAGAGCTTCTTTAAAAGTTAAAACCACTTTCTTAGCGTCTCTTGATGGATAGATTGGACTTATCCTGGATGCTGTGGCTCTGAAGGAATGGCTTTCTAAGAATGGAGGATCCTTTTTGAGTTTGACGTTTTGGACTTATGTGTGGCATTTTGTGTAATTATCTTTCCTTTGATGGTAGAGGCTAATAAGATAAAAAAGTTAAACATTGGGTAATTTAGAGTGGTCGATTCAATTGGCAGATGTTATTGGACCAATGATGAGTAGCCAATTTGGGTCAGAATACCTACCTACGTATCTGTTTGTGGGGGAATTGAAGTCTTGATGGAGATAAGTGAATGTTATGGTGGTTTTCATCGGTAAACACTCTCCCAGGCCCAGCAGTGACTTGGCTGGAAGGGGTGCCTGTTGTCTTTGTTCTATTCATTTGGTTACCGATTCGGCCTAGATGTCTTGGATTGAGCTGAGCTTACGAAGAACAGCAATTTTTTGGGTTTCATGCATTGCCTCTGTCAATTTGACACTGAAGAGGGGCTATTGGTAAGCAATACCAGGGCTGAGCTGCCAGAGGCATGCAAATACAGACATTGAAGGGTATGAGATTGTGTTGCTTGAGACTGACGTATACGAGATAAGAGCATTGCTCTGATCACTGATACAGAAATGCAGATGTGGGAAGGAGGGCTTTGCAGATTAAGCCCTTGGTGAAGATAAAGCCACATGGTGGATTATGTGTGAGCCTGATCCAAGGAAGGAGCCAGGCTTCCGGGCCTGAAACTAAAACTTGCACCCTCAAAGGTCCAAGACTTGATGATGGCCCAAAAGGAAATCGGGTTGAAGACCTCATCCACATTAAGTGGACTGTGCTTTTCCTCTAGGGACTCTTCTAGAGATCAATTTTCTTCTTCAGCTGGTGACTTCTTAGAAGCCCATTCCTAGTCAGCCCTTAGATTAGAAATATTAAACCAGGGCCAATTCTAGGTTAAAGAGAATACAGGCTTCACACTCACAGCAATGGATTGCAAAGgtttccctcttttttttttttctttttttttttttttttttgaatgtgGTGGGGCTTCTGAGTGCAGTCTTGGCATGGGGGTGATGAGGCTACTTATTAATTTTGAAGAGAGATGGCCAGGGATTCTAGTTAGctccaacaacatatcaagccttaatcccactatgtgtGGTTGGCTACATAAATTTTAGCTTGCCAATAATTTAATCTATGGCATTTTCTGGGTTCTAGTTACCTCCATTCATCTTATAAATATTCAACCTAGCGTGTCTTTTCTTGAACACCGACTTGTGAAAGATAGATCTGACACAATTGAAATCATGCAAGtacaaaaattgcatttttctTTCAACTCTTCACAAGTAAGTTGCAATACAAATATTTGGATTCCACTGTTTTTGTCTTATATTCCAAATACCTGCTTTATTTCCGAAATTATATAGTAAGGTGAAGGATCAGATTGAACTGTCTCActtatttatatgttttctgTTTAGCTTTGCTGTTAATCCAACTAATATAACACTTCCTATTAGAAACTTGTTGATAGTATCTTTTGGTTTCCTTCAGGTAGATGGCTACTACCTTGATAAAGCCCTGGCGTCCCTAAGGGGAAATGCATACATTTCTGTTCTCTTTTATGGCTCATGGTGTCCGTTCTCACAGGATGCTAGCCTGGCATTTGAAGCCTTGGCATACATGTTTCCTGAAATCAAACATTTGGCTGTTGAGTACTCTTCAGCTATGCCAAGGTAGGAAATTggtggatttttctttttcttaattcttttttcttttttggcctAAGGATCGGAAGATAATGAAAGGATGACATTACCATCCTTTTGTTGCCAACATTCTGAAGGATCTTTTATTAAGATTGTTGTTGCGCTGAAAGTCTGGAATTTAATCTTGATCTGGTGTTTGGCACCGTGTTAATGTGAGTTGCACCATTTTTTAGTTTAACTACACTCAAGTGCTTTTTAGGTTgtattgtaattttcttttctttttttttcctttctgtcTTTTGTTTCTTGGGGAGGgaatttttattatcatttttgaaGTTGCAACTATAGAATTATCTTTCTGGCATGGTTTTTTATTCATCGTTGGTCTTTATTGGCTGTAGGTCATAATTGTGGCTAAACAGCAATATTTTCTTGGGACATGATCTTGTTTACTTGCTGTTTCTTTTGGGTCATATTGCAGCGTATTTTCAAGGTATGGCATCCATAGCTTGCCTTCAATATTACTGGTCAACCAAACATCAAAAATGCAATTTCGTGGTTCCAAAGATCTCCAGTCCCTTGTGAAATTCTATGAGAACATAACAGGTAATTGCTTTACccattgtagaggacttctgaCATGTTATAAAACGAGTTGACGGGTCCATCCCGTTTGTTAGAAGAATGACTATAAGTCACTGGACAGTGAAGCAACCCCAACTCCAGTTTGCCATTGCCCTTGTAGTTTGTAATGCTTGCAGTGCTTATCTAGTTCCTTATGATTGATGGGATGATTAGCATACTTCTGATTATGTGTTATCCTAACGTGTTGACTGGAATCCAGGATTCAAACCGGTTCAGTATGTTGGTAGGGATGAATCTTCAAGTTGGATGGGCAGTGGAAAGTTTGCAATTAGATCATGGAGGAGGTGGTCATCGCTGAATGAGATGTTAAACAGGGAGCCATACTTGTTATTTTCTGCACTGTACCTTTGTCTAAAGCTGGTGATTTCTGTATTCCCTAAGGTCATATCGTGCTTCAGAGCTTTGTGGGCATCCCATGTACCACATCTGAACTTGGAAATATTTGGAGAGACAAGCCAAATGTTGGGTCCTGTCCTTCAGATAATCAATTTGAGGATGATTTGCGGGAAGCTAAGACTCAAGGCCCGGAACTTTGCTGAGCGTGCGAAGAATGCCCGGGTCTGGGCATGCTCCCTATCTGGCTGAAACCTCCCCCTCATCCTTGAGATGATCATAACCTGAAGGAGCCGAAGTTCCAAAATGTTGTCAAGTTCAAACCATGTAAAATTGGGATTGTGAAGTGGGCGATGCTATGCTGTAGGCTGTGGTTATGAAGCACAGTTTGGATTGCATCTGTTCACCTCTAACCCAACTAGCTAGAGTTGCATTGCTTGATGATGTCTCGTCTCTAGCCCTAAAGTATGTGAACTTGACAGCAGAAGCTGTTGGTGTTCTTGTCCTGTTTTGAGTTGGCTGTTCTCTGGAGAAGTATGTGAATTCCAGAAATTCTGGCGTCTGTGTATATTAGTTTGGAAACTTTTGAATAGGTAGCTGCTGCAGCCAACTTCTGTATGTCCTGTGTGATATGTAACAgtaaaaatcaatcaatcgttctctctctctctctctctctctccagtttGATATATTCGCGTGGCGTGAATCCAAAGAGTTGACACCTGTCTGTGTATAAtgcacacacaaacacacacccccccctcccccccaaaaaaaaaaaaaaatcacgcCTCTGAATTATGAAAAGCTGGTGGCTGTGTCGTAGCTTTGCTTATCAACCATCAGTCAACCACacccaatttatatatatattaaagacaGCTGACAGGCtgtggcttcttcttcttcttatttgggctttcattttcctttttttttttcttttgatgtgTACGTATTCAATATGAAAAATCAATCCTCTGAAAACGCCTTCCTCACAGTCAAAATGTCCCAATCAACCCACCTTCACTGTCATTCTTCTCTCCTTCCCCCATTCCCATGTGGGATTAAAGATCagaatcttttcttttttctctaacTAAGAATAGACGAAGCAGAGAACCTTCAGATTCAATGTCCGAGGCCAGGGGGCGGTTCATATTTACCACATTGCGTCCTccatagtttttctttttttaattaattaatttaacattgTCAATGATGTGAGAGCAACCTTTAATCATTCAGAGAATTGGGGcgaacaataaaaatatataaatataaataatcaaTCCATGTCCAAACTAGAGCCCTGTTCCAGTGGGTTTCATCATCCTCGGTGGGTCCATCTGGACCTTCCCCAATTTGTCAGCTTTCACAAGGATAAGCCTCCATGAAAAGATCATAGATATTACTATATTAAATGAATTCGATCCTCCCCATCATGGAAGCCTACCTTCTTTGAGCTTGAGCTCTCTCAACAATTGTTCCAAAACAAACCCACCCATCAGCTCCAACTTCTTGCATGCGAGATGGATCTTGAAGAAGAGTGGGAACTCCTCCCTGACGAGGGATTCCTCCAGGTCCATGATGATGGCGGCAAGAAAATTTTCTCGAGAAAATATGGGCCTGCTGCTGATCCCAAAAGCACCGTCTTCGACATGGACTACTTCATATGCCCATCATCAGTACCATCACCTGCTTCTGCTGATTCTGAtcttgttccggttcttccgaTTCAGCTGGAACCAAGACTTGATCGGGAATCATTAAAACAAGTAGACACAATTGAAGTGGAGAAGCTGCTTAATTGTCCGAATACAGCCGAGCAGGACACTGTTTCCCAAGTTTTCttcaagaaaatgaaggaaaatgaattCGTCGACATGAAAATGGACTCCCCCAAGTCCGGTGGCATGGGGATCGTGCCTCAGCTTGAGGACAAAACCAAAACAGAGAAAGAGACTTTGAACTTGGATCCAGACACCAAAGAAGATGAGGccgtcgccgccgccgcctccaacATGTGGAAGTGGAGCTTGAACGGAATTGGAGCCATCTGCTCTTTCGGCGTGGCTGCTGCGGCTGCCACCATTTGGGTGGTCGTCTTTGGAGGCCACCAGAAAAGCAAGCTTCCCCATAGCCAAAAGCTTCAGTTCCAGATCTACACAGACGATAAGGTTCCAACTCTCCAAACAGATCTCAACACTACACCTATTTCAATTTGTTCATCAAAGATGGCTGTTTTTTTGAGTTTTCGctatgaattaaattgaatttgtgACGTACAGAGGATGAAGCAGGTGGTTCATCATGCTGCTAAGCTGAACGAAGCAATCTCAGCGGTGAGAGGAGTGCCCCTGAGCAGAGCCCATATTACAATTGGTGGCTACTATGATGGAATTTAGCAGAGTAGTTGGGCTTCTCTTCTCAGATCAGATGATCCCCATCTTCCACCAGATTCAGGCGCTTTCCTTCCACACATATGTATGAATCTATATATTTGCCTTTTTTGTATATGAATTAGTATATGTTCCAGAGTGTAACTAAAGAATTCTATTTCCAGCTGGTTGTATAATTGGTATACTATACTATTAATAATCAttggtgcatatatatatatatatatattggtgggTTTTAATCAATGGAATCCATTCCGGCAAGTTCATTTATAGCAGATGATCAAGTAAGTAATCTTCCAGGCTCTTAACACTGAGTCAGAAGCAAGCaagatcaaaattaaaaaggatCCAACTTCCTTTGCCATGAGTCTATGACACatgagaagagagaagaagtaTTCAACCAAAACAAGACTGGTTCGACTAAGTAATCCCTTAGATTGGAAGGGAAACCAATTGTGTACATAGTTAGTAGTGATAATTTGTATTGTACCTACAAATTAGGTGAAGACTGTGAGTCTTCTTCTGGGAAGGGGTAGCTGCCACAAGTATCTTCCTAGTGTCATCGTCGTATTTATGTCCGACAGACGAAATACTTGACAGAGTCTTCGGTGCCTTGCCCTTCCACATGCCTCTCATAGAATCAAACACTACAGTTGGTTTAGCTTTGAAGgataaatatcataatttaacTCCTCTCGTGTCATAATAATCTCGGAGAACATGATTCGAGATAACTGGACTCGAAAGGTTTGGAGACAATTTTGATGTGACAAATTTGCTAAGATAACTAATTCTATTTGGTTTGATAAATTTTTGATTAATCTAAGATAATCGAGCACGAGAGTGGTAAAgataattctaataatttcagCTCTGTTCACATCCAAAAAAATTCAAGTCCAGCGCTATCTTTATTTAGTACAGCTTTCGCGTCATGACATAGAGCAACGTAACAAGACAATCACAAATGCATGCCAGATGACTTGATATTCTTGTTAATCCCTTAAttcaagttatatatatatatatatatatattcttgtgaATCCATTGAAGTGACTGGCTAacagtatttaaatttttaatgtgtGAAGCATAAGATAAGATAAAAGCCAGACGAGTTTGACAAGTAAAAGGTGACTTAAGCCAATCTACAAGAGTGAGTCCAAATAGAAATAGTTGATAGGAAGGGTAGGCACCCACCACCATAGCCAATGGGATCAAATTGCTACAAAAGTCAAGCATGTCAGACTAATCAATCTGGCAGTGTCAAGCTGTCTCCAcggatatttttattttattgtttttaagaaAAGGACTGAGTGGACAAGCCAAGTTAAAACCATGCAAAAAGAATACGACTATTAAACATTTTACTATTTGATAatacttttaatttgtttaattagcTGTACTATTATTATCAATCATTCATTTCAGAGCCTGCTTCTGCTTTATCCAAGACACCGGGCAGGCAGGTGCAGGTGCAGGTGCAGGTGCAGGCAGGCGCAGGCGCATTGAGAAAGCTCATCCAATGCACACAGATCATTTGAACCTGGACGCGTATAGGTAGGTTATATGCTTTAATGGAAACGAACAATAAACACCAAGAGGGGTGGGGATGGGGCTGGGGATGGGGCTGCATAATTGAGTGAGGTGATGTATCTGCCTTTCCAAATAAGAATGGGACGAGGGAGCAAGCCAAACCAAGCCATCACCACTCACCAAGCCAAGCAACCCATGAATAGACAGACCCATATTCCCGGAACCACTCAgaattaacattttttaaatatatatatatatatataggcagaaCTTAACTTCCACAACCACTCTTTTGTAGCTGAGCCATACATCAAATTGCAAAATCAACAAATGCAGCATATCCTTCATATGGGCTCAGCACCCAAGGTTAACACCGAACATGTCTTTTCTAAAGAGTTCACTTCTG is a window encoding:
- the LOC127788449 gene encoding uncharacterized protein LOC127788449 isoform X2, with the protein product MDLEEEWELLPDEGFLQVHDDGGKKIFSRKYGPAADPKSTVFDMDYFICPSSVPSPASADSDLVPVLPIQLEPRLDRESLKQVDTIEVEKLLNCPNTAEQDTVSQVFFKKMKENEFVDMKMDSPKSGGMGIVPQLEDKTKTEKETLNLDPDTKEDEAVAAAASNMWKWSLNGIGAICSFGVAAAAATIWVVVFGGHQKSKLPHSQKLQFQIYTDDKVVHHAAKLNEAISAVRGVPLSRAHITIGGYYDGI
- the LOC127788448 gene encoding 5'-adenylylsulfate reductase-like 5 translates to MAVASRSFRFAISVCLCLCAVISSSPPRFVSSASLPVDICPPRPPLFFLYSISPHCPSSISPLQVDGYYLDKALASLRGNAYISVLFYGSWCPFSQDASLAFEALAYMFPEIKHLAVEYSSAMPSVFSRYGIHSLPSILLVNQTSKMQFRGSKDLQSLVKFYENITGFKPVQYVGRDESSSWMGSGKFAIRSWRRWSSLNEMLNREPYLLFSALYLCLKLVISVFPKVISCFRALWASHVPHLNLEIFGETSQMLGPVLQIINLRMICGKLRLKARNFAERAKNARVWACSLSG
- the LOC127788449 gene encoding uncharacterized protein LOC127788449 isoform X1, coding for MDLEEEWELLPDEGFLQVHDDGGKKIFSRKYGPAADPKSTVFDMDYFICPSSVPSPASADSDLVPVLPIQLEPRLDRESLKQVDTIEVEKLLNCPNTAEQDTVSQVFFKKMKENEFVDMKMDSPKSGGMGIVPQLEDKTKTEKETLNLDPDTKEDEAVAAAASNMWKWSLNGIGAICSFGVAAAAATIWVVVFGGHQKSKLPHSQKLQFQIYTDDKRMKQVVHHAAKLNEAISAVRGVPLSRAHITIGGYYDGI